The genomic window GGCCGAAGCGACGAAGGCCGACTCGCTCGTGCTCGCGCCGCCCGAGGAGGCGTCGGTGCAGTTCGGCTCCGACGCCGCGGGCATGGTCAAGCGGCAGATCCTCAAGCGCCCGGTCGTCGAGCGCGACATCGTCCCGGTGATGTCCTCGACGAACCACCCGTTCATGCGCTCGCCGGGGCAGGCGATCCCGCTGATCGCCGTCGAGACCGAGCCCGAGGGCGTCGTCCTCGTCACGGAGGACACCGACGTCGAACTCCGCGAGGAGCCCATCTCCGGGTTCGAGAAGACCGGCGGCGGCATCACCTACGAGGACATCGGCGGCCTCTCCGGCGAGATCCAGCGCGTCCGCGAGATGGTCGAACTGCCGATGAAGCACCCGCAGATCTTCAAGAAGCTGGGGATCGAGCCGCCACAGGGCGTCCTGCTCCACGGCCCGCCCGGGACTGGCAAGACCCTCCTGGCGAAAGCCGTCGCCAACGAGACCTCCGCCTCCTTCTTCTCTATCGCGGGGCCGGAGATCATCTCGAAGTACTACGGGGAGAGCGAGCAACAGCTCAGGGAGATCTTCGAGGACGCGACCGAGGAGTCGCCGTCGATCATCTTCATCGACGAGCTCGACTCCATCGCGCCCAAACGGGAGGACGTCACCGGCGAGGTGGAGCGCCGGGTCGTCGCCCAGCTACTGACGATGATGGACGGCCTCGAATCGCGGGGCCAGGTCATCGTCATCGCGGCGACGAACCGCGTCGACTCCGTCGATCCCGCGCTCCGGCGGCCGGGCCGGTTCGACCGCGAGATCGAGATCGGCGTCCCCGATGAGACGGGCCGCGAGGAGATCCTCCAGATCCACACTCGCGGCATGCCCCTCTCCGACGACGTCGACCTCGGTCACCTCGCCGACGAGACCCACGGCTTCGTCGGCGCCGACATCGAGAGTCTGACGAAGGAGGCAGCGATGAAGGCCCTGCGGCGCTACCTCCCCGAGATCGACCTCGACGAGGAGGACATCCCGCCGAGCCTCATCGACCGGATGATCGTCAAGCGGGACGACTTCCGGGGCGCGCTCGCGGAGGTCGAGCCCTCCGCGATGCGGGAGGTGCTCGTCGAGTTACCGAAGGTGTCCTGGGACGACGTCGGCGGCCTCGAGGAGGCGAAACGCGACATCAAGGAGTCCGTCGAGTGGCCGATGCGCGACCCCGAGCGGTTCACCCGCATGGGAATCGAGCCGCCGAAGGGCATCCTGCTCTACGGCCCGCCCGGCACCGGGAAGACGCTGATGGCGAAGGCCGTCGCCAACGAGACGAACGCGAACTTCATCTCGGTGCGGGGCCCGCAACTGCTCTCGAAGTGGGTCGGCGAGTCGGAGAAGGCGATCCGTCAGACGTTCCGAAAGGCCCGGCAGGTCGCTCCGACCGTCATCTTCTTCGACGAACTCGACTCCCTGGCGCCGAACCGGAGCCAGGAGATGGGCAGTAACGTCTCCGAGCGGGTCGTCAACCAGCTCCTGACCGAACTCGACGGGCTCGAGGAGATGGAGCACGTCATGGTCATCGGCGCGACCAACCGGCCGGACATGATCGACCCCGCGCTCATCCGCTCGGGCCGCTTCGACCGCCTCGTGATGGTCGGCCAGCCCGACCAGGAGGGCCGCGAGCAGATCCTCCGGATCCACACCGACGACACGCCGCTGGCCGCGGACGTCAGTCTCCGCGAGATCGCCGAGCGCTCCGACGGCTACGTCGGCTCCGACCTCGAGACGATCGCCCGGGAGGCCGCCATCGAGGCGCTCCGGGACGACGACGACGCCGAGGAGGTCCAGATGAAGCACTTCCGGGCCGGCATGGAGTCCGTCCGCCCGACGATCACCGAGGACCTGCTGGAGTACTACGACTCCGTCGAGGAGGAGTTCCGCGGCGGCAGCGCGGAGCCCGGCAGAGGGCGGCGCGGGAGTCGGATCGGGTTCCAGTGAACGGCCGTCTGCGGTAGCGCAGCGCCGTTTTCCGTCCGTTGGGTATCGGCACCGTTTTTCTGATTCACCGAGCAGCTTCGCCTACAGCCATATGGCCACGGCCCGATCCATCCGCGAGGACGAACTCGCCGAGCTACTGGAACTCTACGAGATGCTCAGCAGCCGGAACGAGTCGCTCGATTCCTCGGACCCGGAACTCCGCGAGGAGTTCGACCGGATGCGCACCGACGACTCGCTGACCATCGTCGCGGTCGAGCACGACGACCACCTCGTCGCGACCTGCACGGTCTCGGTGACGCGAAATCTCACCCGCGACGGGCGACCCTGGGCGGTGATGGAGAACGTGGTGACCCACGAGGACTATCGCGGCGAGGGCTTCGGTACGGCCGCAGTCGAGTACGGGTTCGACGTCGCGGAGCAGGCCGGCTGCTACAAGGTCATGCTGCTCACCGGCCGGGAATCGGAGTCCGTGCTCGGATTTTACGAGGACTGCGGGTTCGATCCCGACGAGAAGCGCGGGTTCGTCCGATACCTCGACGAGTAGTCGAGCCACCGCGAGCGCACTGCGGCGTCGCCGCTCGGGTTCGAGAACGTTTTTTGCCGCCGCCACCGGCAGGACTGACCATGCACGTGGGCGCGTGGCCAGCGTTCGCTATCGTCCTCCAGGCCGCGGCCGAACCGCCCGCACTGACGACCGGCATGCTGGTCGTCTTCGGTATCGTCCTCGCGGCGCTCGTCCTGTTCGTCTGGGAGCCGGTGCCGATCGACGTCACCGCGATCGCGGTGCTGGTCGCGCTCGTCGCGCTCGGCGACTGGACGGAACTGACGATCGAGGAGGGACTCTCGGGCTTCTCGAGTCCGGCGACCATCGCCGTGCTCGCGATGTTCATCCTGAGCGAGGGGATCCGGCGGACCGGCCTCGTCAGCGTGATCGGTCGGGAGATCGCCGACCGCTACGGCAACAGCCCGATCAAGCAGCTGGGAGCGGTGCTGGGGCTCGCCGGCGGCACGGCAGGGTTCATCAACAACACCCCGGTCGTGGCGGTGATGATCCCGATGGTCGACGAACTGGCCGATCGCACGGGGACCTCGCCGTCGAAACTGCTGATGCCCGTCTCCTTCGCGGCCATGATGGGCGGCACGCTAACGCTGATCGGGACCTCGACGAACCTGCTCGCGAGCGACGTGTACGCCCAGCTCGGCCCGCAGTACGACGCCTTCTCGATGTTCGAGTTCACCGCGCTCGGGGTGCTGGTGCTCGCCGTCGGTTCGGTCTACCTCTTCCTCGTCGCGCCGCGGCTCATCCCCGAGCGCGTACCGGCCCGGGAGCCCCTGACCGAGGAGTTCGAGATGACCGAGTACCTCACGGAGGTCGTCGTGCGCGGGGATTCGACGTTCGTCGGTGACACCGTCGAGGGCTGTCTCGCCGAGCTCGACGTCGACGCGGACATCGTCCAGCTCGTCCGCACGGACGCCGCGTTCAGCGAGCCGCTTGCCCGGAAGACCATCCAGGCCGACGACGTCCTCGTGCTCCGGACCGACCGGGAGAGCCTGGTAACGATCATCGAACACGAGGGCCTGGAGCTCGCCCCGGACGCACGGAAGGGCGACGCCGCACCCCCGACGGTCGGCGCCGACGCTGCCAGCGTGGACGACGACGCGCTCGAGGAACTCGTCGAGGAGGCCCTCGAGGTGGAAGACGTCACCGACGAGTTGCTCACCGCCGACGACGAAGCCGTGGAGGCCGTCGACGACCAGCGACTCGTCGAGGTGGTGATCGCGCCGGACTCCAGGCTCGTCGGCGAGACGCTCGAGTCCCTCCACTTCCGGCAGCGCTACGACGCCTCCGTGCTGGCGATCCGTCGCGGCGGCGAGATCATCCACGCACGGATGGACGAACGCTCGCTTCGTGCGGGTGACACCTTGCTCGTCCAGGCGACCGAGGAGACGGTCAGCAGGCTCGCGATCGACCGCGAGTTCATCGTCGCGGGCGAGTTCGACCTGCCGCAGTACCGGGAGGAGAAGCTCCCGATCGCGCTCGGCATCGTCGCAGCCGTCGTCGCGATCGCCGGGCTGGGGATCGCCTCGATCGCGCTGTCAGCGCTAGCGGGCGTCGTCGCGATGGTCGTCACCCGGTGTCTCCGCCCCGGCGAGGTGTACGACGCGGTGGACTGGAACGTGGTCGTGCTGCTGGCGGGGCTCCTCCCGCTCGGCCTCGCGATGGAGCAGACCGGCGCGGCGGCGTTCCTGGCGGGGCACGTCGTCCAGTCGGCAGGAGGGTTGACGCCGATCCTGTTGCTCGGTGTGTTCTACCTGCTGACCGCGGTGCTGACGAACGTCGTCAGCAACAACGCCTCCGTCGTGCTGTTGATTCCGGTCGCGGTCGACGTCGCTGTGGCGACCGGTGCGGACCCCTTCGCGTTCGCGATCGCGGTGACGTTCGCGGCGTCGACGGCGTTCATGACGCCGATGGGCTACCAGACCAACCTGATGGTCTACGGCCCGGGTGGCTATCGCTTCATGGACTTCGTCCGCGTCGGCGCTCCCCTGCAGTTGTTGCTCGCGGTCGTCACCGTGCTGGGCATCTGGGGCATCTGGGGCGTGTAGGCCGCCCGCGGGCCGAACGGGAGCAGCGTTCGTCGGCGTCCTGATTATGACTTGATAATTGACCGATTTCCCAACACAGATTGCCGGTTTCGCTCCGGAATCGATACCCTCAACGGACGCCACTGGTAGGAAGTGAGATTCGTTGTCCATTTCATTTACTTAATTCATTAACCTTGTTAGTAATTTGATCAAAATCATTACCACAATGCAGTTTGAGGATCCATAGGATGAGTACTCGAATCCTTACGGCACCGTATCGACGAGTAAAGGGAAGCTACCTCCTCAAACTCCTCTTGCTGTTCGGCGTGGTGGTTCTCCTCATCGGCGGCGTCGGCGGCCTGATCTACGTACAGACGGCGGACGCGCTCGAAGCCGACGCGGAAACACGCATGGAGAAGACGGCGAGCCTCCAGGCCTCGACACTCGCGAACTGGGTCGATTCCACCGAGAACCACGCCAGCCTGCTCTCCCAGGAGGAGTCGGTTGCAGCCGGGGACACCGAAGCGATGGAGTCCGTGCTCGCGAACTATGCCGAGCGCGCGCCACCAGGGGTCACCGCGGTCCACTACGTCGATCAGACCGGGCAGGTCCAGGCCAGTTCGGCCGCGGACGCCGTGGGTCGCACCTACGATACCGAGTGGTCGTCGTCCCCGCCCGCCGACGGGACGACGATGAGCAATCCCTACGAGGATCCGGGCGTTCACCACAGCGCGGTTGCCGCGGTCGCTGGGACCGGCGACGACGGCGCGGTCGTGCTCGTCGCGAACCTCACGGCCGTCTCGGGCACGCTCGAGCGACCCTCCGACGCCCATCACTCCCACACGCACGTCGTGAACGAGCAGGGGACGGTCGTCCTGAGTCACCACGGGCACAGCATCGGCGAACAGAACATGGGGCCGGCAGACGAACTGAGCGTGGACTCCATGGCGGTCCGCCAGGGGCTCGCCGGCCAGACCGGCTACACCCAGATGACGATGGACGGGGAAGCAATGGGGATGGGCTTCACCCGCGTCGAGGGCACC from Salinarchaeum sp. Harcht-Bsk1 includes these protein-coding regions:
- a CDS encoding SLC13 family permease, producing MHVGAWPAFAIVLQAAAEPPALTTGMLVVFGIVLAALVLFVWEPVPIDVTAIAVLVALVALGDWTELTIEEGLSGFSSPATIAVLAMFILSEGIRRTGLVSVIGREIADRYGNSPIKQLGAVLGLAGGTAGFINNTPVVAVMIPMVDELADRTGTSPSKLLMPVSFAAMMGGTLTLIGTSTNLLASDVYAQLGPQYDAFSMFEFTALGVLVLAVGSVYLFLVAPRLIPERVPAREPLTEEFEMTEYLTEVVVRGDSTFVGDTVEGCLAELDVDADIVQLVRTDAAFSEPLARKTIQADDVLVLRTDRESLVTIIEHEGLELAPDARKGDAAPPTVGADAASVDDDALEELVEEALEVEDVTDELLTADDEAVEAVDDQRLVEVVIAPDSRLVGETLESLHFRQRYDASVLAIRRGGEIIHARMDERSLRAGDTLLVQATEETVSRLAIDREFIVAGEFDLPQYREEKLPIALGIVAAVVAIAGLGIASIALSALAGVVAMVVTRCLRPGEVYDAVDWNVVVLLAGLLPLGLAMEQTGAAAFLAGHVVQSAGGLTPILLLGVFYLLTAVLTNVVSNNASVVLLIPVAVDVAVATGADPFAFAIAVTFAASTAFMTPMGYQTNLMVYGPGGYRFMDFVRVGAPLQLLLAVVTVLGIWGIWGV
- a CDS encoding GNAT family N-acetyltransferase, producing the protein MATARSIREDELAELLELYEMLSSRNESLDSSDPELREEFDRMRTDDSLTIVAVEHDDHLVATCTVSVTRNLTRDGRPWAVMENVVTHEDYRGEGFGTAAVEYGFDVAEQAGCYKVMLLTGRESESVLGFYEDCGFDPDEKRGFVRYLDE
- a CDS encoding CDC48 family AAA ATPase gives rise to the protein MNEVQLEVAKAYPNDSGRGIARLDPDTLLHLKLSPGDIIEIEGANSTAAKVWRADRQDWNTDTVRIDGFTRQNADVGIGERVEIRKAEATKADSLVLAPPEEASVQFGSDAAGMVKRQILKRPVVERDIVPVMSSTNHPFMRSPGQAIPLIAVETEPEGVVLVTEDTDVELREEPISGFEKTGGGITYEDIGGLSGEIQRVREMVELPMKHPQIFKKLGIEPPQGVLLHGPPGTGKTLLAKAVANETSASFFSIAGPEIISKYYGESEQQLREIFEDATEESPSIIFIDELDSIAPKREDVTGEVERRVVAQLLTMMDGLESRGQVIVIAATNRVDSVDPALRRPGRFDREIEIGVPDETGREEILQIHTRGMPLSDDVDLGHLADETHGFVGADIESLTKEAAMKALRRYLPEIDLDEEDIPPSLIDRMIVKRDDFRGALAEVEPSAMREVLVELPKVSWDDVGGLEEAKRDIKESVEWPMRDPERFTRMGIEPPKGILLYGPPGTGKTLMAKAVANETNANFISVRGPQLLSKWVGESEKAIRQTFRKARQVAPTVIFFDELDSLAPNRSQEMGSNVSERVVNQLLTELDGLEEMEHVMVIGATNRPDMIDPALIRSGRFDRLVMVGQPDQEGREQILRIHTDDTPLAADVSLREIAERSDGYVGSDLETIAREAAIEALRDDDDAEEVQMKHFRAGMESVRPTITEDLLEYYDSVEEEFRGGSAEPGRGRRGSRIGFQ